TTTCACGTtagggttttgattttcgtcgattcgattcaattcaattcaatttcgttttttttaGGTATCGTGATGAAGACGGTGAACCGTTGATGGATTACGACGACGTACAATCCGACGGCGAAGGATCACCGGAGCCACAACAACTCGACGATTTCGAAGAAGAAGATGTCGACAATTTTCACGATCGTGCCCGGTCACAGACACCGGTTTACGAAAACGATTCGTCGAAATCAAAGCCGAGGAAACGCTTGATTAAGAAAAGTGATACCGGAAAACAGTCAATGGCGCTGCCATCGGAGCTCGAAGATGAATTGGAGGAGGAGGATGAAgggaggaagaggaagaagggGAAGGATGGTGGGTCTGGGAAGAAGGAGAAGAGGCTGAAAGGGGGTAGTAGTAGTAGTGGAAAGGGTGGGTCTAGATTTGGTGGTTCTAAGAGAGGGGTTGGTGGGAAAAGTGGGAATGATCGTGAAGGTGAAGTTAATGAGATGTGGGATGCACTTGCTGGAAATTCTGAGgtatttgtgatttttgattatCCTTTTCATGattcaatattaattttattgaatgtgATTAGACTTTAGTTTGTTATCTAATTTCAATTGATTTGTTCATCAATTAAGAGTTTTAGTGTAGCTTCAAATTGTGTATTTAAGAGATGGGTCTGTTTCGATTGGCTTATTTGGGCTTATCTACGGGCATAAACAGTTTGAGAGAACTTTTTAGGGGATGTTTGGATTTGCTTATTTGTGCTTAACTACaggcataaacacttgtgagatagtttgggagaacttataaAAACAGATTAGGACATGTTCATaatcataagctgttttcaacttatttacattgattttctaagttagcttaTGTAAACAGCTTATAGattatacataaaataaaataattttatcttttgttatagaaatagcttatatacAAGCGCTTATCACAATAAGTGGataagctgcaaattaagttgtttatccaaacagggtctTATGTATGAGAATAgtggatattttatttttcattatgtgAACTTTATGGAAATCCTCTCCGTTATTCCCTGATAGATCATTATTAGTCATGTCTTTTAAGTGgggcagattttttttttgtgttctgGTGAATGTTTGCAGTACTATTTTGGTTGTGAATAGTATCTGATGTTAGTTTACTTTGTTGTTTCCGTCATCAAGGATGATAATGAAGGTGCCAGGAATATGGATGATGATAACTTTATAGACGACACTGGAGTAGAACCTGCTTTGTATGGTTACGATGAACCACGTTCTCCTGGCGATGCTCCACAGGTTGATGATTTATTCCCTTAATTTTTAGTAGATTTTTTGCTTCAGTTTTACTAAAATTTGTTTGATAACTTCGCCATTTCAAGTTCTTCAAATCAGCTGTAGAGTGCTGGAAAATGAAATATGTAATGGTTGTTTTTTGAGGTCAAACTTTCTCGGTTATAATTTAGTCATAGATTTTTGTTCTTGTATGAAATCAATTATAGGATTTCTTGCAATATCAAAAGCTTTTCTGATACCTTTTCTctatttatgtcattttctaGGCTGAGGAAGGTGAGGAAGATGATGAAATCAAGGATCTTTTCAAGATggggaagaaaaagaagaagaacgaGAGAAGTCCTGCAGAAATTGCTTTATTAGTTGAGAATGTTATGGCTGAGCTTGAGGTTACAGCAGAAGAGGATGCTGAGCTTAATCGGCAGCACAAGCCCGCAGTCAATAAACTCAAGAAGTTGCCTCTTCTTATAGAAGTTCTTTCAAAGTAAGCTGATGATTTCCTTCTACATTAGACTGTTATGGTaaattttttccttattttaacAATAACTTTTGACCTACTATTTCACAGGAAACAACTTCAGCTTGAGTTTTTAGATCACGGAGTGCTAAATTTATTGAAGAGTTGGCTTGAGCCACTTCCTGATGGAAGTCTGCCAAATATCAACATACGAACAGcaattttgaagattttgaatGATGTAATGAGTTCATACCattatgatgatttagatgcaattattttttactaagaTTATTTAGCATTGTATCCGTTTTTCTTGTTATGCAGTTACCTATAGATCTAGAGCATTATGATAGAAGAGAACAGCTGAAGAGAAGTGGTCTTGGAAAGGTGGGTTTCTGTTGACGATGTGAACGAAACAACAATTGGGTGTCTAAATGTAGTTTGTTATTGGAATTTGGAAGTAATATACTGGACTgatattttcattgttttgccaggttattatgtttttatcaaGGTCCGATGAAGAAATCAATGTAAATAGGAGATTAGCCAAGGATTTGGTTGATAAATGGGTAAGTATAAGATATTACTTAACTCTTGCACCGTCATTATCttgtatctttttttcaaagctGTCCAATTCCCTTCGCTTTATACAGTGTTTAAATGATAGAGAAGAAAACTCGGGTGGGATCTTCTTTGTGTTGTGTTTGGCATTATCTTGCGTGCTTTACAATTACCTAAAATGGCTGACTCATGAAGACATTATTTTATGTGTGTTATCCTTTCATGAGTTCATTATTAGTaagattttatgtttatgtCATCTTTTTTGTGATTTCAGAGCCGACCTATATTCAATAAGAGTACTCGGTTTGAAGACATGCGAAATACTGAGGATGATAGAGTTCCTTACAGGAGGCCATCGGTTAAAAAGTATGCTTGTACATTTCTATTTTTGAATTGCTTGGTTTAGATTTACTTATTGCATAGTAACAGGTTGGATTTATATAGTTTTCTTGAACTTTTACAGGCCAGCAGCTAAAGCTGCAGGGATGCAATCAAGAGACGGTGATCTTGATTTGGATCTTTCACAGTAAGGATTGaacgatgtttatgatatgtGTTGTTCAGTTTCACTTAAAGGAAAAGCCGGTTTATAGTTGGATGGTAAATTTATAATTGTAATGCAGGCCTAGGTCCGGAGAGTCGTCTTCCAGGCAACATGCATCAAGGCCAGAAGCCACACCTTTGGATTTTGTGATCCGCCCCCAATCTAAAATTGACCCTGATGAAATCAGAGCACGTGCAAAACAAGCTACACAAGACCAGCATCGTATGAAGGTTGGTGTTTTTTAAGTTCTTAAGTTCTGGGTTTTCTTCACCCGTTTATATCCTTTTTTTTGGGTTCTTTAAGCTTTTAGTGTATACGGTTTCAAATATTGTTTCAACTTTTTTACTTTGCTCCTTTCCAACTTCCAATGACAAGCAAATTCCTTTGAAGTTTAGTTTGTGTGCGGCTTATATCAATGGTGAAGTTTCTAGTGTATGGGGCAGATGGAAACCGGTTTTTATGCCAATAAATAAGCAGGCGTGTGAACAAACACAATAATCACCTAGCGACTTTACATTGTGCTTTGACAAATTTGCCATATCACATGCCATATGTTCGATTATATAGTTTCATGAATAAAAGTTGGATGATTTAAACATGGGATACTAGATGTCAGTTACCAATAATAATACTCAATGCCTTTTTTACATGAATGTTTTGGGTGTTGCTGGTATTTTGGATAGAATGACTTCTGGCTTTTAGTTTAAATTTCAGCAACGATATATGTCACAAGATGTTGAGTAATCTTCCCTTGCATTCCCAACTTGTGGATATCATGTTTTTAGAACAAAATCTTTGTGATCTCCATATGGTGTTTTGCACCCATTCTTTGGCCTAATGCTGTTTCTGGTACCATCGTTCTATAATAATCTGTTGAATCTACGCCAGTGATGAACACATAGCcatgctgtttttttttcttcctgtaTGCATATTATTTGTTTTGCATGTACATTGTAAGACCAAAATAGTGTGAGTGTGAGAATGGGGGCATATGCCAGCAGGGATGCATCAGTATATAACTATATACAGTTAAGTATAGGATGATATAACAGGTTCTCTCAAATTGTTTAATAAGTTCACTGCAGAGAGAACACATGCATGAGCTTAACATgaagatattatttttataacctTTAAGTTCATTTTGAAACTCTTGAGACAAACATAAAGATTGAAAATCATGTCTGCTGCTATAGTTATTAATTTGACCAATGTGGATTGTTAACTGCAGATGAATAAGAAATTGCAGCAGTTGAGGGCACCAAAAAAGAAGCAGCTTCAGGCTACAAAACTGAGTGTGGAAGGTCGTGGTATGGCCAAATACTTTTAAGTTTGATTAATACTGGATCAATTGGTTTGTCCGGCAAGCTTGGTATAATGCTCAACCCTGACATGAATTGTTGTACTGAAGAATGAGCCAGTTAAAATGTGAAGCAGATGAGCCCTGATGTGAATCTCCTTTGGCATCTATGTCAtagtgattgaaatttgatggGGGATGTCATCAAAATACACTCCCCTGTCCCGCATTTattttgtatgcatgaattgcaAAAGTAAAGCCACAGTACATTGGGcaattatttaagtttttttgtttattatttcttCATCTTTCAAATAATCAAGCTTTGATTTGTCATCAATTTAATGAAAATCTGGATTCTGGACACAAATTGGTCGAAGTTGAGTATGATAGAATTTTGGTGATACAAAGACTATATGAGTTTTGGATTAGATACGTGCTGTACTTTGGAACGGTTTGATGGTTTAAATCTTAAGATTGTTTCTAATTTTTGTTCAATATAACTTGTGGTTAAAATTTAAACCATTCCATCTTAATCGGTTCAAATATAACGTGATTGCAGTGACAGCAATGGACAACTTTACATACCAAGTGAGCTCCTATGAATTTATAACTCGATCTTCCTCGAGGTAGGTTTGCAAGTTGGATTCTAGAGGGGGATAACTTTGAAGGATTATGTATAAATTTAAGGGATTTACTTTTCCCATCCTATGCTTtttctcgcgcgccctatttttttttttcttccaattttaccctggTTTGGATTTCGTTTTTCGGATTGTATTGTTAAAATTTTGAAGATgtatccggattttaaaattcggaatagtgttttttcaaaaattttacaattttaagctttataattcgtaaaataaaatgcaaataaaataaaaaataaagagacagacataaaaacaactcattttattattatatgaacAATAcgttacaataattttcaagctttttaaacttattacataagatcttaaatatatttctaatctcctaagaggCTAACTACTGTTATGTGATAGGACATAGCAGTAGGTTCCCTATTGGAGGGCAACCAGAGAAGGAGGGAATAGGAGGGCGGGAAGAAGAGAACAATGCCCCTGAGGGAGGTAgggggtgctcaaacttacgTCCGGGCATGCCAAGCTAAGAACTACACTGACCCACATGACCCTCAGAGGAACCGCACTTCGTTGCAGCATGGTTCCATCCTCATTAaccgttcatacaaaccctgaaagtttCAACGAGGcccttatctatgaaaggccaacgatgaaaatccatggttgtagaaggaagaagaggaggagagggtgggagaggatggtgtgagaaaAAGTGGGGTTTGGAAGGCTATTTATAGGGAGGGGTGAGTCAAAAACGGTTGGGAGGTCATAaatgtagtaaaaaaaaagtggtaaaacacgttttttgacttgaccaccgacaaaaacatgtggtgcagaccaccgaCCATGACACTGATGCAGTCCGAAAAatataatccggaatgcacATCTGTTTTCCGGAATATATTTTTCGGATTAATGCGATAATGGTGACGAGGGAAAAAGTTGGCACTTCTTGCAGGGTTAAGGAAATTTCAGAATGTATAATCCGGAAAGCATCAACATTGAATTCTTTTGAAAGAGAGCCATTAATGTAGGTTTGAACGGTTACGACcactaacacgttttcattgactGTACTAATGACCTAGGACTTATTTTAGGCCATAAATAGActttcatcttcaacaaataccttcattctttcacttcacctcttttctttcattttcttcaaatgtttttagtttttttatgggTGTCGGTGGTATCATGATCTTTATTGACCGTTCATATAAACCATACAATAgcattgcagcttgtgtgggGTTCATATAATGGTCAACAGAGActcttgacatcaaagaaagacaaaaaaacacataacatcTGATCCAAATTTTGTTTTCCGAAAGCACTAACAATCTGGTCCAGggatatttttgtaaattttgcAGGGCGCGCGAAAAGGCagtagggtgggaaaagtaaaactctaaatttaattcatattcgatattttttgttttgttgaaagaaCATGAGAAAACAACCATGAATTCTTGCTCTCACCATTAATTGCTTAAAGTCCTCTAACTTCCACTCTCAAAGTTTTGTATTTCTCCTCTTTCAAAGACTTTACGAAAGCATGctaaaattgattgattaaatTGTTCCCATCATTACCCTTGGGCAAAAACATGTTTGCTTAAAAACTTGGATCAAAAGATGTTTATTTTACCTTATATTTATAGTgataccatgttttttttttttttttaaagaaatgtatggtgataccatatatttataaatttattttttgcctCTGCAatacataattaaaatatagatttttttagagaaagtaAATTTAGTTTTctctgcaatttttttttatattttatcatttaaatacAAGATTCCTCTAATTTGTATTCTTTGACATCATCTTCCCGTCGAAAAATATTGGTGTCGAAAACGAAAAAGCCAAGTGGACTTGCTAACATATCTGCCATATTGATGATACTAgtccttgtgagcttaactcagttggtagggacaatgcataatatatgcaaggtcggggttcaaaccccggccaccaccaagCACAATTAGACAGTGTTTACCATAAATACCTTGAAGTTTGGTTGGGTACCGATAATCGTAggaaaaattcattcaaattttgattttatttccatataaattaatataaaaatatgttatgtCATTTAATAATTGGATGATGAACATGTATCCAACCAAACTTCAAGGATACCCATTGTGTTCACATCATTTCTAGAAAAAGTGACGATAACCACtataaatttacataaaaaataaaaaattctggaTTCGAactcagaaaaacaaaaaaccacgAAACATATCTATTCtaataagggttaatagtgttttacccctctgtaatataggtcatttccagttttaccccctgtaaaatatattttttggatttcgtccttgtaatttgaagatttttggttttggaccttcatgaattttgactgtacaaaatcgaagatatggcagggggtaaaccgaaatttgctcaaattaacatgggggttaaaccgaaattttctcaaattacaagggggtaaacctaaatttgctcaaattacagggggtaaaattttccatgaaggtccaaaaccaaaaaatcttcaaattacaaggatgaaattcaaaaaaactattttacaggggggaaaactggaaatgacttatattacaagGGGTAAAAGACTATTAACCCTTCTAATAATATTGGTATTACCGGTTGCGTTTGGCACATcaagttttaattttcattttcattttcagatGTAAGAATagtaaaatatttctattttagaTTTAGTTATTGATAGATACAATTTTTTGTGAAATAGTTCTTCCTtggtaca
Above is a genomic segment from Medicago truncatula cultivar Jemalong A17 chromosome 5, MtrunA17r5.0-ANR, whole genome shotgun sequence containing:
- the LOC11414358 gene encoding protein IWS1 homolog 1; the encoded protein is MGYEDNPYRDEDGEPLMDYDDVQSDGEGSPEPQQLDDFEEEDVDNFHDRARSQTPVYENDSSKSKPRKRLIKKSDTGKQSMALPSELEDELEEEDEGRKRKKGKDGGSGKKEKRLKGGSSSSGKGGSRFGGSKRGVGGKSGNDREGEVNEMWDALAGNSEDDNEGARNMDDDNFIDDTGVEPALYGYDEPRSPGDAPQAEEGEEDDEIKDLFKMGKKKKKNERSPAEIALLVENVMAELEVTAEEDAELNRQHKPAVNKLKKLPLLIEVLSKKQLQLEFLDHGVLNLLKSWLEPLPDGSLPNINIRTAILKILNDLPIDLEHYDRREQLKRSGLGKVIMFLSRSDEEINVNRRLAKDLVDKWSRPIFNKSTRFEDMRNTEDDRVPYRRPSVKKPAAKAAGMQSRDGDLDLDLSQPRSGESSSRQHASRPEATPLDFVIRPQSKIDPDEIRARAKQATQDQHRMKMNKKLQQLRAPKKKQLQATKLSVEGRGMAKYF